In the genome of Vicinamibacterales bacterium, the window TTTCCCCTCTGACAAAAAAGCAAAAAGCCCTTTGCGCCAAACTACCCCTTCATCCGGTAGCCGATCCCCCGCACCGTCTCGATACATTCTCCAGACGCCCCCAGCTTCTTTCTCAACCCGAAGACCTGAACATCCACCGCCCTCGGTGTAATGACATAGTCATAGCCCCGCACCCCATCAATAATCTGCTGGCGGCTAAAGACCCAGCCTGGCCGCCGCGCCAGAAGATCGAGGATACTGAACTCGGTGACCGTCAGAGCAACAAGGCTGCCGGCCACCACAACCTCATACCGTTTTGGATCAATGACAATATCATGCACCTTGAGCAGACCGTCTTTTGCTTCACTTCCGTCTTCCCCGGATAATTCCTCACGCCGACGCAAGGTCGCTTTAATCCGGGAAACCAGGATTTTCGGGCTGAAAGGCTTGGTAATATAATCGTCCGCACCTAGGTCAAGTCCGGCAGTCACATCATTCTCCTCTCCCTTGGCAGTCAGCATGATAATTGGCAGCCCCTTGGTTTGCGGGTCCTTGCGCAGAATCTTGCACACCTCAAAGCCATTAAGGCTGGGCAGCATGATATCGAGCACCATCAAGTCCGGCAGCTCACGTTTCACACTCGCCAAGGCCTGCTCGCCATTCTCGGCATAGAGGACATGGAATCCAGCCTTTGCCAGGTTATAGCCAACAAGCTGCTGGATATTTTCGTCATCTTCGACAATGAGAATAGTTGCTCTTGCCACTCTTAACTCCTTGTTTTATTAAAAATAATAAACTTATCACGAATGAATATGGCGGACAATCCGGCCCTGTTGCATATAAATAATGTCTTCGCAGATATTGGTACAGTGATCGGCAATACGTTCCGTGCTTCTGGCCACACTGAGCAACTTGGCCAGATAGACATGCTGGGCCGGGTCGCTCATGATACTCTCTTCCAGCTCACGATAAATGGCGCGCTTGAACTGGTCCACTTCATCATCAGTCAGGCAGACCTTATAGGCAAGATCCGTGTCCTCGTGGACAAAGGCGTCCATCGTCTGTCTGAACATCCACACAGTTTTATCAAACATCCCGTTAAACATATCAGGAATCTGCATCGCGTCGGATAAAAATTGCGCCGGATCGGCCTTATAGAGCAAGAGCACCTTGTCCGCAATTTTCGCCACCAGATCGCCGATCCGTTCAAGATCACTATTTACTTTCAAGACCGTGACCAGAAAACGCAAATCGCTAGCCACCGGCTGATGCAGGGCCATAATACGCAGACATTCCTGCTCCACATCGATCTCAAGATGATCAATCTCACACTTATCTGTCTGCATGACCTGATAGGCCAGGCCAGGATTTTTCTCCACCAAGGCCTTGATTGCACACAGCATGTTCTCCTCAACAACGGTACTGAGATACACGATATGACCTTTCAAGGTCTCAATTTCAGTCTGGATATTATGCGCCATCAAGGTACTCCTTCTGTTCTTTCAGAACCTTTATCAATCAATAACAAACATGGCCAATACGTCAACTCCGGCCCCCAAAACTACTCCCTGGTGAGACACCCACGATTTTCACCCAAAACGGCCGGTGATATAATCCTCGGTTTCCTTGCGTTCAGGGACGGTAAACAGCTTCTGGGTCGGCCCGTATTCAATCAATTCACCCAGATACATATAAGCAGTATAATCAGAAATACGCGCCGCCTGCTGCATATTATGGGTTACAATAATAATTGTATATTCACCCCGCAACTCCCGGATGAGATCCTCAATCCGGGACGTTGACCGGGGGTCAAGGGCCGAA includes:
- a CDS encoding response regulator, which translates into the protein MARATILIVEDDENIQQLVGYNLAKAGFHVLYAENGEQALASVKRELPDLMVLDIMLPSLNGFEVCKILRKDPQTKGLPIIMLTAKGEENDVTAGLDLGADDYITKPFSPKILVSRIKATLRRREELSGEDGSEAKDGLLKVHDIVIDPKRYEVVVAGSLVALTVTEFSILDLLARRPGWVFSRQQIIDGVRGYDYVITPRAVDVQVFGLRKKLGASGECIETVRGIGYRMKG
- the phoU gene encoding phosphate signaling complex protein PhoU; protein product: MAHNIQTEIETLKGHIVYLSTVVEENMLCAIKALVEKNPGLAYQVMQTDKCEIDHLEIDVEQECLRIMALHQPVASDLRFLVTVLKVNSDLERIGDLVAKIADKVLLLYKADPAQFLSDAMQIPDMFNGMFDKTVWMFRQTMDAFVHEDTDLAYKVCLTDDEVDQFKRAIYRELEESIMSDPAQHVYLAKLLSVARSTERIADHCTNICEDIIYMQQGRIVRHIHS